A genome region from Geodermatophilus bullaregiensis includes the following:
- a CDS encoding 3-hydroxyacyl-CoA dehydrogenase family protein — protein sequence MARELTEVGVVGLGTMGAGIVEVMARAGLSVTAVEVNDDALARGRAHIETSTQRAVSRGKLEDAEREAILGRVRFTTSLEDLSSAELVVEAVPERMELKTELFAQLDKICPPDTILATNTSSLSVTQLSVATGRPSKVIGMHFFNPAPVMKLVEVVRTVVTESSVVEDVEALAERLGKIDVTIGDKAGFIANALLFGYLNHAVAMYENRYASREDIDAAMRLGCGLPMGPLALMDLIGIDTAYEILDTMYKQSRDRLHAPSPIIKQMMTAGLLGRKSGRGFYTYAGRDSAEVVPDEATPAPGSAAEGARPVSAVGVVGSGTMATGIIEVVAKGGYDVLFQARSAEKVEAVATALRKSLDKQVARGRIDETGRDEVLARVRGTTSLDDLADRDLVIEAVVESLPVKQALFAALGEIVRPGAVLATTTSSLPVIECAKASERPGDVVGLHFFNPAPVMKLVEVVSTIATAPDVAATAHTVCAQLGKHAVSCTDRAGFVVNALLFPYLNDAVKMLEAHYATADDIDAAMKVGCGYPMGPFELLDVVGLDVSLAIERELYTEFREPGFAPAPLLEHLVTAGYLGRKTGRGFRDHSRR from the coding sequence GTGGCCAGAGAACTGACCGAGGTCGGCGTGGTGGGCCTGGGCACCATGGGTGCGGGCATCGTCGAGGTCATGGCCCGTGCGGGGCTGTCGGTGACCGCCGTCGAGGTCAACGACGACGCGCTGGCCCGCGGCCGGGCCCACATCGAGACCTCGACCCAGCGGGCCGTCAGCCGCGGCAAGCTCGAGGACGCCGAGCGCGAGGCCATCCTGGGGCGCGTCCGGTTCACCACCTCGCTGGAGGACCTGTCCTCGGCCGAGCTGGTCGTCGAGGCGGTCCCGGAGCGGATGGAGCTCAAGACCGAGCTGTTCGCCCAGCTGGACAAGATCTGCCCGCCGGACACCATCCTGGCCACCAACACCTCGAGCCTGTCGGTGACCCAGCTGTCGGTGGCCACCGGCCGGCCGAGCAAGGTCATCGGGATGCACTTCTTCAACCCGGCGCCGGTCATGAAGCTGGTCGAGGTGGTGCGCACCGTCGTCACCGAGTCCTCCGTCGTCGAGGACGTCGAGGCGCTGGCCGAGCGGCTGGGCAAGATCGACGTGACCATCGGCGACAAGGCCGGGTTCATCGCCAACGCGCTGCTGTTCGGCTACCTCAACCACGCGGTCGCCATGTACGAGAACCGCTACGCCAGCCGCGAGGACATCGACGCGGCCATGCGGCTGGGCTGTGGCCTGCCGATGGGCCCGCTGGCGCTCATGGACCTCATCGGCATCGACACCGCCTACGAGATCCTCGACACGATGTACAAGCAGTCGCGCGACCGGCTGCACGCCCCGAGCCCGATCATCAAGCAGATGATGACGGCGGGTCTGCTGGGCCGGAAGTCCGGCCGCGGCTTCTACACCTACGCCGGTCGTGACTCGGCCGAGGTGGTGCCCGACGAGGCCACCCCCGCGCCCGGCAGTGCCGCCGAGGGGGCCCGCCCGGTCTCGGCCGTGGGCGTCGTCGGCTCCGGCACGATGGCCACCGGGATCATCGAGGTCGTCGCCAAGGGCGGCTACGACGTGCTGTTCCAGGCCCGCTCGGCGGAGAAGGTCGAGGCCGTCGCGACCGCGCTGCGGAAGTCGCTGGACAAGCAGGTGGCCCGCGGGCGGATCGACGAGACCGGCCGCGACGAGGTGCTGGCCCGGGTCCGCGGGACGACGTCGCTCGACGACCTCGCCGACCGCGACCTGGTGATCGAGGCCGTCGTCGAGTCGCTGCCGGTCAAGCAGGCGCTGTTCGCCGCTCTCGGCGAGATCGTCAGGCCCGGCGCCGTCCTGGCGACCACGACCTCCAGCCTGCCGGTCATCGAGTGCGCCAAGGCCAGCGAGCGCCCGGGCGACGTCGTCGGCCTGCACTTCTTCAACCCCGCGCCGGTGATGAAGCTGGTCGAGGTGGTCAGCACCATCGCCACCGCGCCCGACGTCGCGGCGACCGCGCACACGGTCTGCGCGCAGCTGGGCAAGCACGCGGTCTCCTGCACCGACCGCGCCGGCTTCGTCGTCAACGCGCTGCTGTTCCCCTACCTCAACGACGCGGTGAAGATGCTCGAGGCGCACTACGCCACGGCCGACGACATCGACGCCGCCATGAAGGTCGGCTGCGGCTACCCGATGGGGCCCTTCGAGCTGCTCGACGTCGTGGGCCTGGACGTGTCGCTGGCCATCGAGCGGGAGCTCTACACGGAGTTCCGCGAGCCCGGCTTCGCCCCGGCGCCCCTGCTCGAGCACCTGGTCACCGCCGGGTACCTCGGCCGCAAGACCGGCCGCGGGTTCCGGGACCACTCCCGGCGCTGA
- the nucS gene encoding endonuclease NucS encodes MRLVIARCSVDYIGRLTAHLPPASRLLLVKADGSVSVHADDRAYKPLNWMTPPCSFKDELVDGAGTWTVTNKAGEQLVITIESVEHDSSHELGVDPGLQKDGVEAELQRLLALHVETFGPGWQLVRREYPTAIGPVDLLCRDAAGATVAVEIKRRGEIDGVEQLTRYLELLNRDPLLAPVKGVFAAQEIKPQARVLATDRGIDCVTVDYAVLKGTDDPTQRLF; translated from the coding sequence GTGCGTCTGGTCATCGCCCGCTGCTCGGTCGACTACATCGGGCGGCTGACCGCCCACCTGCCCCCCGCCTCCCGGCTGCTGCTGGTCAAGGCCGACGGATCGGTCTCGGTGCACGCCGACGACCGCGCCTACAAGCCACTGAACTGGATGACGCCGCCGTGCTCGTTCAAGGACGAGCTCGTCGACGGCGCGGGCACCTGGACGGTGACCAACAAGGCCGGTGAGCAGCTGGTCATCACCATCGAGTCGGTGGAGCACGACTCCTCGCACGAGCTGGGCGTCGACCCCGGCCTGCAGAAGGACGGCGTCGAGGCCGAGCTGCAGCGGCTGCTGGCCCTGCACGTGGAGACCTTCGGGCCCGGCTGGCAGCTGGTGCGCCGCGAGTACCCGACGGCGATCGGCCCGGTGGACCTGCTCTGCCGCGACGCCGCCGGCGCGACGGTGGCGGTGGAGATCAAGCGGCGCGGGGAGATCGACGGCGTCGAGCAGCTCACCCGCTACCTCGAGCTGCTCAACCGCGACCCGCTGCTGGCGCCGGTGAAGGGGGTGTTCGCCGCGCAGGAGATCAAGCCGCAGGCGCGGGTGCTGGCCACCGACCGCGGCATCGACTGCGTGACCGTCGACTACGCCGTCCTCAAGGGCACCGACGACCCCACCCAGCGGCTCTTCTGA